Proteins encoded by one window of Emticicia oligotrophica DSM 17448:
- a CDS encoding asparaginase, which translates to MSYKTSKIITSSDKKKRSASVLMIYTGGTLGMVYDTKSKSLVPFDFDQILVNVPELQRLEFELTILTLPKPIDSSNIKPSTWIELAKIIKDKFEEFDAFVILHGTDTMAYTASALSFLLENLSKPVILTGAQLPIGIARTDARENLITALEIASAQINGRPVIPEVAIYFNSYLLRGNRAKKKESSQFNAFRSENYPSLAEAGVTIDFNFPFIMPFRPDLPLVVHEKLEEHVMILKLFPGINRAMVHNLLTTEGLRGVVLETYGAGNAPSDEWFLEELYEATKRGIVIVNVSQCDGGRVLQGHYQTSSKLKSIGIISGSDITTEAAITKLMFLLSQESEPERVKYRMENAICGEMS; encoded by the coding sequence ATGAGCTACAAAACTTCTAAAATTATCACTTCATCAGATAAAAAAAAACGTTCTGCTTCTGTACTTATGATTTACACTGGTGGTACTTTGGGAATGGTTTATGATACAAAATCAAAGTCATTAGTCCCTTTCGATTTTGACCAAATTTTGGTAAATGTACCAGAACTCCAACGTCTAGAATTTGAATTAACGATTCTTACATTACCAAAGCCCATTGATTCGTCTAATATCAAGCCTTCTACTTGGATAGAATTAGCTAAAATTATAAAAGATAAGTTCGAAGAATTTGATGCATTTGTTATTCTACACGGAACAGATACAATGGCCTACACTGCTTCAGCATTAAGTTTTTTGTTAGAAAACCTTTCAAAACCAGTTATTCTCACGGGTGCACAATTACCAATTGGAATTGCTCGCACTGATGCACGTGAAAATTTAATTACAGCCTTAGAAATTGCTTCGGCACAAATAAATGGTCGTCCAGTAATACCAGAAGTTGCAATTTATTTCAACTCATATTTATTGCGTGGAAACCGAGCAAAGAAGAAAGAGAGTAGTCAGTTTAATGCTTTTCGTTCCGAAAATTATCCTTCGTTAGCTGAGGCTGGTGTTACAATTGATTTCAATTTTCCATTTATTATGCCATTTAGACCAGATTTACCACTGGTTGTTCATGAAAAATTGGAAGAACATGTGATGATTCTTAAGTTATTTCCAGGAATAAATAGGGCAATGGTTCATAATTTATTAACAACCGAAGGTTTAAGGGGAGTAGTTTTAGAAACATATGGTGCAGGAAATGCCCCATCAGATGAGTGGTTTTTAGAGGAACTTTACGAAGCAACTAAAAGAGGAATTGTAATTGTAAATGTTTCTCAATGTGATGGGGGCAGAGTTCTACAAGGACACTACCAAACCAGTTCAAAATTGAAATCTATCGGCATTATTAGTGGGTCTGATATTACAACCGAGGCTGCCATTACAAAGCTAATGTTTTTATTGAGTCAAGAATCTGAACCAGAGCGTGTAAAATATAGAATGGAGAATGCAATTTGTGGAGAAATGAGCTGA
- the tesB gene encoding acyl-CoA thioesterase II: MKTAEELVQLLSLEKIEQNIFRGENYQAPWKRVFGGQVLAQALYAAYQTVPEDRILHSMHGYFILTGDISMPILYEVDRIRDGGSFTTRRVSAIQNGKAIFSSISSFQSNQEGFNHQISMPNVPSPDALVSDLVLLEAFKEKAPDFYKNFAHPRPLEFRPVEKINPLKPQKQQPFRHVWIKANGELPNDLRLHQIILAYAADYNLLGTATLPHLDSVSLNDLFLASLDHAMWFHEDFRIDEWLLYALDSPSASNSRGFTRGNFFTEEGKLVASVVQEGLIRVKK, translated from the coding sequence ATGAAAACAGCAGAAGAATTAGTACAATTATTGAGTCTTGAGAAAATAGAACAAAATATTTTTAGAGGTGAAAACTATCAAGCACCTTGGAAAAGAGTTTTTGGTGGACAAGTACTTGCTCAGGCATTATATGCGGCCTATCAGACTGTTCCTGAAGATAGAATTTTACACTCAATGCACGGGTATTTTATCTTAACGGGTGATATTTCTATGCCAATCCTCTATGAAGTAGATAGAATCCGCGATGGTGGCAGTTTTACTACCCGTAGAGTTAGTGCGATTCAAAATGGAAAGGCTATATTTAGTAGTATTAGTTCTTTTCAAAGTAATCAGGAAGGTTTCAACCACCAAATTTCAATGCCTAATGTTCCATCGCCCGATGCACTTGTTTCTGACTTGGTTCTATTGGAAGCTTTCAAGGAAAAAGCACCTGATTTCTACAAAAACTTTGCTCATCCTCGACCATTAGAATTTAGACCTGTTGAAAAAATAAATCCTTTAAAACCACAAAAACAACAACCATTCCGACACGTTTGGATTAAAGCAAATGGAGAATTACCAAATGATTTGAGATTACATCAAATTATTTTAGCGTATGCAGCAGACTACAACTTACTAGGAACTGCCACCCTCCCCCATTTAGACAGCGTTTCTTTAAATGATTTATTTTTAGCTAGCCTTGACCACGCTATGTGGTTCCATGAAGATTTCAGAATTGATGAATGGCTTTTGTATGCTCTTGATAGCCCAAGTGCTTCAAATTCAAGAGGGTTCACAAGAGGTAATTTCTTTACGGAAGAAGGAAAATTAGTAGCCTCAGTTGTACAAGAAGGCCTGATTCGAGTGAAAAAATAG
- a CDS encoding NAD(P)H-dependent flavin oxidoreductase — protein MLPQNFSETLSLPAVAAPMFLISGPDLVVECCKNGVVGTFPALNQRSTEGFEQWLIEIENRLSGFVQTNGKPAAPYGVNLIVHKTNPRLYADVEMIVKHKVPVVITSLGAVSDIVDAVHSYGGVVFHDVISKRHAEKAAEAGVDGLILVCAGAGGHAGTLHPMAFVNEVKQFFNKTILLSGCISTGRDVASALQIGADLAYMGTRFINTKESKADSAYQEMIVESNTNDIVYTAAVSGVNANFLKPSLEAAGLTPELWSKAGKIDFGKELDAAQAEAKAWKTIWSAGQGVTSINDVLSTRQLIDNLKKEFRTAIEEQYNLLHKY, from the coding sequence ATGTTACCACAAAATTTCTCAGAAACATTATCATTACCAGCAGTAGCTGCCCCAATGTTTCTCATTTCTGGACCTGACTTAGTAGTAGAATGTTGCAAAAATGGGGTTGTTGGCACGTTTCCTGCACTAAACCAACGCTCAACGGAGGGATTCGAACAATGGCTAATTGAGATAGAAAATAGATTATCTGGCTTCGTTCAAACCAATGGAAAGCCAGCAGCACCTTATGGCGTAAATTTAATAGTTCATAAAACAAACCCACGCCTCTATGCTGATGTTGAAATGATAGTTAAGCACAAAGTTCCTGTTGTGATAACTTCGCTTGGAGCTGTTTCAGATATCGTTGATGCTGTACATAGCTATGGTGGAGTGGTTTTTCATGATGTGATTAGCAAAAGACATGCGGAAAAAGCGGCGGAAGCTGGCGTTGATGGTCTTATCTTAGTGTGTGCAGGTGCAGGTGGACACGCAGGAACGTTACACCCAATGGCATTTGTTAATGAAGTAAAACAGTTTTTCAACAAAACCATTTTACTTTCAGGCTGCATTAGTACTGGTCGAGATGTAGCATCTGCCCTACAAATTGGAGCAGATTTGGCCTATATGGGTACTAGATTTATCAATACTAAAGAAAGTAAAGCAGATAGTGCATATCAAGAAATGATTGTCGAAAGTAATACGAATGACATTGTATATACGGCCGCTGTTTCGGGTGTCAATGCCAATTTCTTGAAACCAAGCCTTGAAGCGGCAGGACTTACACCAGAACTTTGGTCAAAAGCTGGAAAGATAGATTTTGGTAAAGAATTAGATGCAGCTCAAGCAGAAGCCAAAGCATGGAAAACAATATGGTCGGCTGGACAAGGGGTTACTTCAATCAATGATGTTTTGAGCACACGACAACTAATTGATAACCTTAAAAAAGAGTTTCGAACTGCCATTGAAGAGCAATATAATTTATTACATAAATATTAA
- a CDS encoding AraC family transcriptional regulator, which produces MSTFHHEITPLTPHDCFMVFNRQKKDFDFPIHFHDEYEINFIENAKGARRVVGDSNEAIDYLELTLVGPNLPHAWLAYQSDKDDIHEITIQFHRDLFDNNLLQRNQLNQIKDLLERSTRGVVFSKETIEKIKPRLIALTQKSGFESVIELIAILHELSISNESRLLTSGAFSSEKVSFKSRRIEKAFEFMRVNYHKDISLEDIAQEVNMAEVSFSRFIKKRTGKTFIDSLNDIRLGHATRLLIDTSLTISEISFKCGYNNLSYFNRVFKKKYSITPKEFRDNYTGTKTFV; this is translated from the coding sequence ATGAGCACCTTTCACCATGAAATCACTCCGCTTACACCTCATGATTGCTTCATGGTTTTTAATCGACAAAAAAAAGACTTTGATTTTCCCATTCACTTCCATGACGAATACGAAATAAATTTCATTGAAAATGCCAAAGGAGCTAGAAGAGTTGTGGGTGATAGCAATGAAGCGATTGACTATTTAGAACTTACTTTAGTTGGTCCGAATTTGCCCCATGCTTGGTTGGCCTACCAATCTGATAAAGATGATATTCATGAAATAACCATTCAGTTTCACCGTGATTTATTTGATAACAATTTACTCCAAAGAAATCAATTAAATCAAATTAAAGACTTACTCGAACGTTCTACAAGAGGAGTTGTTTTTTCGAAAGAAACCATCGAAAAAATAAAACCAAGATTAATTGCTCTAACGCAAAAAAGTGGCTTTGAATCTGTAATAGAATTGATAGCCATTCTCCATGAACTTTCCATTTCTAATGAATCTCGATTACTTACAAGTGGTGCTTTTAGTAGTGAAAAAGTCAGTTTTAAGAGCAGAAGAATCGAAAAAGCATTCGAATTCATGCGAGTCAATTATCACAAGGATATCTCTTTAGAAGACATTGCTCAGGAAGTAAATATGGCGGAGGTGAGTTTCAGCCGATTTATCAAAAAAAGAACAGGAAAAACCTTTATTGATAGTCTAAATGATATTAGACTTGGGCACGCAACAAGATTATTAATAGATACTTCATTGACAATTTCTGAAATTTCTTTTAAGTGTGGATACAACAATCTTTCATACTTTAACAGAGTTTTCAAAAAAAAATACTCGATTACTCCAAAAGAGTTTAGAGACAACTATACAGGCACCAAAACCTTCGTATAA
- the lepA gene encoding translation elongation factor 4 → MKNIRNFCIIAHIDHGKSTLADRLLQFTGTVSARDMQAQVLDDMDLERERGITIKSHAIQMNYQFEGQEYVLNLIDTPGHVDFSYEVSRSIAACEGALLVVDAAQGIEAQTISNLFLALEHNLEIIPILNKIDLPGAMPEEVKDQIVDLIGCDRDSIIPASAKEGIGINEILAAIIHRIKPPVGDPNAELQALIFDSTFNSFRGIEVIFRVKNGRINKGDKVKFLATGKEYYADEVGILRLSKEPRDYVDCGDVGYIISGIKVAKEVKVGDTITNAENPTKEIVQGFQEVKPMVFAGIYPVDTSEFEDLRDAMEKLQLNDASLIWEPETSAALGFGFRCGFLGMLHMEIIQERLEREFDMTVLTTVPSVKFHVVDKKNEIIEVSAPSEMPDPNGISWIEEPFISAQIITAADYVGPIIGLCMDKRGLLKNQVYLTSTRVELTFDLPLSEVVFDFFDKLKSISRGYASLDYHLIGYRESHLVKLDILLNGEPVDALSAIVHRDKAYEWGKKLCEKLRELLPRQQFDIAIQAAIGAKVISRETVKALRKDVTAKCYGGDISRKRKLLEKQKKGKKRMRQIGTVEVPQDAFMAILKINN, encoded by the coding sequence ATGAAAAATATTCGTAATTTCTGCATTATTGCACACATCGACCACGGCAAAAGTACTCTTGCCGACCGTCTATTACAATTTACTGGAACTGTTTCGGCCCGTGATATGCAAGCCCAAGTGCTTGATGATATGGACTTAGAGCGTGAACGCGGTATCACAATTAAAAGTCACGCCATTCAAATGAATTACCAGTTTGAAGGTCAGGAATACGTACTTAACCTAATTGATACTCCAGGACACGTTGACTTTAGCTATGAGGTTTCTCGTTCGATTGCTGCTTGCGAAGGTGCTCTTTTAGTAGTTGATGCAGCTCAAGGTATCGAAGCACAAACTATTAGTAATTTGTTTTTAGCTTTAGAGCATAACCTAGAAATCATTCCAATTTTAAATAAGATTGATTTACCGGGAGCAATGCCAGAAGAAGTGAAAGACCAAATTGTTGATTTGATTGGTTGTGATAGAGATTCGATTATTCCTGCAAGTGCTAAAGAAGGTATAGGTATTAATGAAATTCTAGCGGCAATTATCCATAGAATCAAACCACCAGTTGGTGACCCCAATGCAGAACTCCAAGCATTAATCTTTGATTCAACTTTCAATTCATTCCGTGGTATTGAAGTTATTTTCCGTGTAAAAAATGGAAGAATAAACAAAGGTGATAAAGTAAAGTTCTTAGCAACCGGTAAAGAATATTATGCCGATGAGGTTGGTATTTTACGTTTAAGCAAAGAACCTCGCGATTATGTTGATTGTGGCGATGTAGGTTATATTATTTCGGGAATCAAAGTTGCCAAAGAAGTAAAAGTTGGTGACACCATAACGAATGCCGAAAACCCAACAAAAGAAATTGTACAAGGTTTCCAGGAAGTAAAACCGATGGTTTTTGCAGGGATTTATCCTGTTGATACTTCTGAATTTGAAGACCTTAGAGATGCAATGGAAAAACTACAGCTCAATGATGCTTCATTGATTTGGGAGCCCGAAACATCGGCCGCTTTAGGTTTTGGATTCCGTTGCGGTTTCTTAGGAATGCTTCACATGGAAATCATTCAAGAACGATTGGAACGTGAGTTTGATATGACCGTGTTGACTACTGTTCCATCTGTAAAATTCCATGTTGTAGATAAAAAAAATGAAATTATTGAGGTATCTGCTCCATCAGAAATGCCAGACCCTAATGGTATCTCTTGGATAGAAGAACCTTTTATTAGTGCTCAAATCATTACGGCAGCAGACTATGTTGGTCCAATCATTGGACTTTGCATGGATAAACGTGGTTTATTGAAAAATCAAGTGTATCTAACATCTACACGAGTAGAATTAACATTTGATTTACCTCTTTCAGAAGTAGTTTTTGATTTCTTCGATAAACTCAAATCAATATCACGTGGCTATGCTTCACTTGATTACCACTTAATCGGATATCGTGAATCGCATTTGGTTAAGCTTGATATTCTTTTAAATGGAGAGCCTGTAGATGCCCTTTCGGCAATTGTTCACCGAGATAAAGCCTATGAATGGGGCAAAAAACTTTGTGAGAAATTACGCGAACTTTTACCGCGTCAGCAATTTGACATTGCTATTCAAGCAGCCATTGGGGCAAAAGTAATTTCGAGAGAAACTGTAAAAGCCTTGAGAAAAGACGTAACAGCAAAATGTTATGGTGGTGATATTTCACGTAAAAGAAAACTTTTGGAAAAACAGAAAAAAGGTAAAAAACGAATGCGTCAGATTGGAACAGTAGAGGTTCCTCAAGATGCATTTATGGCTATCTTAAAGATTAATAACTAA
- the rfaD gene encoding ADP-glyceromanno-heptose 6-epimerase: MIIVTGAAGFIGSCLIQRLNQDNFKFIIAVDDFSNPEKMKNLEGKAIQEFVHRDNFFEWLEQNQSEVEFCFHIGARTDTTEFDTEIFDRLNLNYSKRIWQKCHEFQIPLIYASSAATYGAGELGYDDNELVIPQLKPLNPYGDSKNDFDKWALQQKNTPFFWAGLKFFNVFGPNEYHKGRMASVIFHSFNQINKNGNIKLFKSHRPDYKDGEQMRDFIYVKDLIDVCIFLMHSRRNSGIYNLGTGQARTFLDLAKATFSALNLTPNIDFIDTPIDIRDKYQYYTQANMSKLRMIGYKKPFTSLEDAVKDYVTNYLVDQKYL; encoded by the coding sequence ATGATAATTGTAACAGGTGCCGCTGGTTTTATCGGAAGTTGCTTAATTCAACGTTTGAATCAAGATAACTTTAAGTTTATAATTGCTGTTGATGACTTCTCTAATCCAGAAAAGATGAAGAATCTGGAAGGGAAGGCAATTCAAGAGTTTGTACACAGAGATAACTTCTTTGAATGGCTAGAACAAAATCAATCTGAAGTTGAATTTTGTTTTCATATTGGTGCTAGAACAGACACCACTGAATTTGACACAGAAATATTCGACCGCCTAAACCTCAATTATTCAAAGCGTATTTGGCAAAAATGCCATGAATTTCAAATTCCATTAATTTATGCTTCTTCAGCAGCAACTTACGGAGCGGGAGAATTAGGGTACGATGATAATGAATTAGTAATTCCGCAACTAAAACCACTTAATCCTTACGGAGATTCAAAAAATGATTTTGATAAATGGGCCTTACAACAAAAAAATACACCATTCTTCTGGGCGGGACTAAAGTTCTTTAACGTTTTCGGTCCAAATGAGTATCACAAAGGCAGAATGGCTTCAGTAATTTTCCATTCCTTTAATCAAATCAACAAAAACGGCAATATTAAACTTTTCAAATCTCATAGACCAGACTACAAAGATGGTGAACAAATGAGAGATTTCATTTACGTGAAAGATTTAATTGATGTTTGTATTTTTTTGATGCATTCACGCCGAAATTCTGGTATTTATAATTTAGGAACTGGTCAGGCAAGAACATTCCTCGACTTAGCTAAAGCAACTTTCTCGGCATTAAATTTAACTCCAAACATTGATTTTATAGATACTCCGATTGATATTCGTGATAAATACCAATATTATACACAAGCAAATATGAGCAAACTTCGAATGATTGGATACAAAAAACCATTCACAAGTTTAGAAGATGCTGTAAAAGATTATGTGACAAATTATTTGGTTGACCAAAAATATCTTTAA